Genomic window (Vigna radiata var. radiata cultivar VC1973A chromosome 1, Vradiata_ver6, whole genome shotgun sequence):
ttaaaatttatagaatcTCACGTTCAAGTTTATTAATATCCCTACAATTCatacatgtaaaatattttgaattggaTGTAAATAATGttacaaactatttttttatatttggatttaatataaataataaaataaagacattcttattttgtaagtattttgtttccttcaattttatcatttaataattactttttaaacttaaataattagtcgtaataaaaaaaatcatctgaATCATTAAATGATTATCTATATTAAAATGGTAAACCtgatttatctttaaaattatctttttacgaaagatattttataaattaataatactctttattttaataatttttataagaataaatattttcgcAAAAGATATGTTATGTAATATATGGCTTTGGGGACGCAGGGATTATTTTCTGAGTGGTACGGTTGCATAAGAGACGTGACACACCATATTGCATgctttataaattaaagaactGTTATTTCACTCTGTCAATAGTCCATTAACAAAGGTATggtttttgaatttaattttactagGTGATATaagttctttatttttcaaGATTTTTCTGGGTGATAATTAATGTTAAGGCTTATAAGTGGATTTCTATCATGTGTTGTGATCATCGAATGGGATACTCTAGTGTGGTTGTATTTTAGGTTTTATATCacagttatatttttttttttgtaattgtttacaTCCTAAgaaatttttgtgaataaatgtGATTGATAATGTAGTAGCCTTTTGTTTTGGTCAAAATATCAACGCTAACAATATTTAAACCCAGACGGGTTAAGAATTGATAATTTAGTCAGTTCAAATATTGTATAGCGTAGCGAGTGAATTAAGTGAGTTAGAGAATTTATGATTGTttgaataaactattttatgtataattttattttataattaatttgaaattttggtttGAATAAATAAGTATAGTCTCAAATATTGTATTTGGTATTTGTATGTGAGTATTGGGTTGGATTGGCTTAGCCATCCAAATAGCATATTGCTTTTGATGAATGCTGATGTCCTGAGCAATTGCGTATACTAAGACTTTTGTAGAAAATACTTAgacatttcatattataaatgttCCACCAATTCCTGTTttctaatgtattttattttatggttttcagGCATATAGATTACTTTTTGCTTGTGTTAATATGGAAACCAACACGAAAACTCTAAGATGGAAATTGCCAGAGTTTCGTAAAGGTTTTATGAAACAATGGTAAGATGCATACCAATACCagaatattattgtaatttctGGTGTTCCATTCAATTATTTTAGTCCGGTCTTGTGTGTCACGTTACTGAATATCAAGTTGTTAATTGTTGTAGCTTGGAAGGTGTACTGAAGCAAAGGTACGATGAACCTTTGACATCTGGGCTTGTTAGACAATTGGAAAGATATGAGCTGAAACTGAATGGTACTGTCCACAATGAGGTATATATTTTGAGATTGTGggaacaaaattattatttttgttatatggAAAGAATTcactttcaaattaataatttcttcATTGCATCTCATTCTCAACAAATTTATGTATTCTAATTAGATGTGAAGATTtcgttttgaaaataataatagtctTATTGACTTCATCATTTGCATCTATTTGCAGGCTGAGTACTGTCATTGgttatctaaaataataaaggaactatttttacaaaaaccAATGAATGTTGTATCCAAACCTTGTTTCTCAAACTCTAATGTCTCAGGAGAAGTCTTTCCTGTTCAAGGTATTGAAATGTACAAGGCTCGTTCTCTTTGTTTCACCAACAAGTGTGATTTTTTCTAGGTTTAATGATCATGTTTACCTATTCTATTTCAGAAACTGGAAAATCTGCAAATATGGATTGGAAGGAGCAGGTTTACCAACAGgtaatgaagaagttgtttcttttcactttcttttccttctgtTCACAACAAAAGCAATAAGTATATGTGGAGTTACAATTTGTTGTGGTACTTTTAATTGCAGATTCAAAAGATGAATAGTGcctatttttcaaaagtttatgtCTCTTATCTAGAGATGAATAGGGCGCTTCAACAGGTTGGCGATTGATCCAAACAAACAACTATGATCTTAgatttacacattttttttcttgttaccactaatcttttatatttatgttaaattttttcagCTTGGGTATTTTCCTCAAGTATCAAATACAAATCTTGTAGAAAAACtgataaaaagaatgaaaaaaacagAATGTGTTTTGGCACTCTTGAAATTGAAGAAATGCCAAATAACCACCGATACTAAGAAGATTCTAGATGAAGCAGAAAAGTttgtacaatttaaattttttccaaAGANNNNNNNNNNNNNNNNNNNNNNNNNNNNNNNNNNNNNNNNNNNNNNNNNNNNNNNNNNNNNNNNNNNNNNNNNNNNNNNNNNNNNNNNNNNNNNNNNNNNNNNNNNNNNNNNNNNNNNNNNNNNNNNNNNNNNNNNNNNNNNNNNNNNNNNNNNNNNNNNNNNNNNNNNNNNNNNNNNNNNNNNNNNNNNNNNNNNNNNNNNNNNNNNNNNNNNNNNNNNNNNNNNNNNNNNNNNNNNNNNNNNNNNNNNNNNNNNNNNNNNNNNNNNNNNNNNNNNNNNNNNNNNNNNNNNNNNNNNNNNNNNNNNNNNNNNNNNNNNNNNNNNNNNNNNNNNNNNNNNNNNNNNNNNNNNNNNNNNNNNNNNNNNNNNNNNNNNNNNNNNNNNNNNNNNNNNNNNNNNNNNNNNNNNNNNNNNNNNNNNNNNNNNNNNNNNNNNNNNNNNNNNNNNNNNNNNNNNNNNNNNNNNNNNNNNNNNNNNNNNNNNNNNNNNNNNNNNNNNNNNNNNNNNNNNNNNNNNNNNNNNNNNNNNNNNNNNNNNNNNNNNNNNNNNNNNNNNNNNNNNNNNNNNNNNNNNNNNNNNNNNNNNNNNNNNNNNNNNNNNNNNNNNNNNNNNNNNNNNNNNNNNNNNNNNNNNNNNNNNNNNNNNNNNNNNNNNNNNNNNNNNNNNNNNNNNNNNNNNNNNNNNNNNNNNNNNNNNNNNNNNNNNNNNNNNNNNNNNNNNNNNNNNNNNNNNNNNNNNNNNNNNNNNNNNNNNNNNNNNNNNNNNNNNNNNNNNNNNNNNNNNNNNNNNNNNNNNNNNNNNNNNNNNNNNNNNNNNNNNNNNNNNNNNNNNNNNNNNNNNNNNNNNNNNNNNNNNNNNNNNNNNNNNNNNNNNNNNNNNNNNNNNNNNNNNNNNNNNNNNNNNNNNNNNNNNNNNNNNNNNNNNNNNNNNNNNNNNNNNNNNNNNNNNNNNNNNNNNNNNNNNNNNNNNNNNNNNNNNNNNNNNNNNNNNNNNNNNNNNNNNNNNNNNNNNNNNNNNNNNNNNNNNNNNNNNNNNNNNNNNNNNNNNNNNNNNNNNNNNNNNNNNNNNNNNNNNNNNNNNNNNNNNNNNNNNNNNNNNNNNNNNNNNNNNNNNNNNNNNNNNNNNNNNNNNNNNNNNNNNNNNNNNNNNNNNNNNNNNNNNNNNNNNNNNNNNNNNNNNNNNNNNNNNNNNNNNNNNNNNNNNNNNNNNNNNNNNNNNNNNNNNNNNNNNNNNNNNNNNNNNNNNNNNNNNNNNNNNNNNNNNNNNNNNNNNNNNNNNNNNNNNNNNNNNNNNNNNNNNNNNNNNNNNNNNNNNNNNNNNNNNNNNNNNNNNNNNNNNNNNNNNNNNNNNNNNNNNNNNNNNNNNNNNNNNNNNNNNNNNNNNNNNNNNNNNNNNNNNNNNNNNNNNNNNNNNNNNNNNNNNNNNNNNNNNNNNNNNNNNNNNNNNNNNNNNNNNNNNNNNNNNNNNNNNNNNNNNNNNNNNNNNNNNNNNNNNNNNNNNNNNNNNNNNNNNNNNNNNNNNNNNNNNNNNNNNNNNNNNNNNNNNNNNNNNNNNNNNNNNNNNNNNNNNNNNNNNNNNNNNNNNNNNNNNNNNNNNNNNNNNNNNNNNNNNNNNNNNNNNNNNNNNNNNNNNNNNNNNNNNNNNNNNNNNNNNNNNNNNNNNNNNNNNNNNNNNNNNNNNNNNNNNNNNNNNNNNNNNNNNNNNNNNNNACATCATCTGTACAGTATATAATACTACAGCTCTACAGTAGAAGTCAAGTTCATATATACAAAACAATCACTTTTCTCcgaatttgataatatatatatatatatatatatatacaatttttttgactCATTATTTCTGGTAAACTCTtccttcaattattttttttgcattcACAAGATTCAAATACCATAAAATCTTGCTTTAATAATAAGATGCAGTCCATTTCCACTCAGTCTAACTACATAACTTTCAAAGAAATTTTCTAAGAATTAATTGgtatattaaagatatttattgttaataacTTGCCAAGACTTAATTAGGAGCCAGGACTAATTTATTAGaagatttaaagtttaaataatttgcCTATGGATGTCTTTCAAAGACAGTGTGCACACcaacacattttaaaataattttgttagaaGAGAGAATGAACATTCTAATATCGTACAtgttttcatgtatttttaagttattacaagaaaatagttaattaatgaGGACAAAATCTTTGGtaataacaaatattagttgataatttacatttttgacAAGTTACCAAAGATCAAATATCTATAAGTAAAATGATTGTCAATaaatttttctaacaaattgaaaatccatcaataattacaaataacaaaaattctcatgatacatattattttcattgtccttaatttgataataaatattcattggtaattgaattttttcttttttctctcctcgtgctcttctatcttttcattGTCATCCACACCACgttttcctcttcatttttttcttctacgctttatattattttttctcttctactaCCTCCGACCACAATTGTTGTCGTGGCCTACACTGCTACTCTGCGACTACATCATTGTCACACCTTCGCCATTGACTTTGGCTACTCctcattctctttttctcacccatctaataaaaaaatctcatcaaaatatttaatactagttttggtttaataaaaaaggaaagtaaTGAGATTTTAAtggttaattaaaatattaaatgatttattacTTTTGGATTGATATtgaatgatattatttatttgtttttatctatttatattttaagtgaaTCCATAAGACATCCATTAAccatattgaattttaataagaCTTAAGATAATAATGAATGAATAATGTTAGATAAGGAATAAGAATATCAAGATAGATGTTTGATTGATGTTGGAACACGAGTGAATATTGAGGTGCACGTGAGTATGTGATTGATCAACATAAAAGTGGAGGATAGGTTCATTTGTTGTACTTAGTAAATCTTGAGACTATTGATGGCCTGATATGAGATATCGACCCCCTTTAACTTTGTGTGGGAAAATGGAGTGCTCGGGTATTGAGCCTTCTTTGTATGGAATGATGGTGTTTGCCTTGTTCTTGTGTGGTAAGAACATGTTCCTTAGCTAAGATGATAGGATTACTATAGCAGACCTGTAGGGAAGGCTACAAGTTTGTGAGGTAGGGTAGAAGAGTTTGACAAATTCTTTTCACTATGGAGTTTATGGTATTGTGGAGGCTCATGGTGTTATTCATGATGAGGTTAGTCCTGATGGATGTGCATGTGTTGATGATCCGTGATCATGATGCGTTTGGAGACAGTGTTAATAATGATAACATTGATGGTATAGTTATGGTATGACTACTAAGGATGTTGGCGACGATTATGATATAGGAATGATTAAGTTAGTAAGAATAGCACTACAAATGAATGTTCGTTATTATGTTATGCTTGCTTGTTATGGAAATGaaacaatttttatgcataaaCCTAAAGGTTACATAGACTCAACAAAAccaaattatatatgtagattGTCCAAGGCCTTATATGGTTTGAAGCAAGCACCACGGGCTTGGTTTGAAAAACTAAGAGACAGCTTCTGAATTAGGGTTTCCAAAACACCAAAAGTGATACTTCTCTAATCAATTTTAAAGGTACAAATCATATCACAttacttttcatttatattgatgacattattgtaaTAGGAAGAAACTCATCATATTTAGAAACATCAATacaaatttgataatatatatatatatatatatatatatatatatatatatatatatatatatatatatatatatatatatatatatatatatatatatactcattATTTCTGGTAAACTCTTCcttcaattacttttttttgCATTCACAATATTCAAATAGCATAAAATCTTGTTGTAATAAGATGCAGTCCATTTCCACTCAGTCTAACTACATAACTTTcaaagaaattttcaaaaaataaattggtatattgaacatatttattgttaataacTTGCCAAGACTTAGGAACCAAGACTAATTTACTAagatttaaagttttaaataatttgccAATGGATGTGTTTCAAAGACGGTATGCAAACcaacacattttaaaataattttgttagaaaacagAGTCAACATTCTAATATTGTACATGTTTTCAGTTATTACAAGAAAATCGTTAATTAACGAcgacaaaaatattaattgatatccgtaaataaaataattgttaataaattttattaatagattGAAAATCTACCGTTAattacaaataacaaaaattctcataataaatgtttgttatcaattatcaatgtccttaatttgttaataaacatatttattgataattattaatgaattttatcatcaataaaatttattagtaaatattataaattgaatttttttttctttttttctctcctccTTTCTTCCATAGGCATTGTCGTGGCTATTTAATTCACACCACCTTTGcctcttaatttttttctttctcctacGCTTCATATTCCTTTATTTCTACTTTTAGCTTAGAAAATAAATCTCCTAATATGAAACGTGAGATTTCTTtggaaaacaattattatttatcaaatccaaattagctaaaaaaaatatttagggaaaagattataaaaatttgacttttaattaaaattatctttcttATTCTAAAGCAGGAACCTATAAATAAACGTTATTTACATTTTGGAGTCACTATAAATAAACGTTATTTATCAAATTGAAGACTTTTTCatacttttccatttttttatgtGTAATGTTGACTTATTATATCTTTcatagataattaaaaaaaaatgtaaccgcacaattgagaataaaatttcttaaattataaatatatataaatatatatatatatatatatatacaatttttttNNNNNNNNNNNNNNNNNNNNNNNNNNNNNNNNNNNNNNNNNNNNNNNNNNNNNNNNNNNNNNNNNNNNNNNNNNNNNNNNNNNNNNNNNNNNNNNNNNNNNNNNNNNNNNNNNNNNNNNNNNNNNNNNNNNNNNNNNNNNNNNNNNNNNNNNNNNNNNNNNNNNNNNNNNNNNNNNNNNNNNNNNNNNNNNNNNNNNNNNNNNNNNNNNNNNNNNNNNNNNNNNNNNNNNNNNNNNggaaaagaagtttaagaaaGAATGAATGAGAAGAGGATAGGGTGCAGGATGTAGGCTACCATAGAAAGTTATAATTCTTTATGGAGAGAAGTGATAggaaattgattatttaattttggatgGATCCCATGGTgtaaaataaagtgaattaaaCTTCTAGAAGGGTGTTGTATTAGTTACAGGGGGTAGGATTATAAGATTTAagcaaattaaatgaaaatgttggcacatggttttattttttatttttgaaagagaacgttattaattaaaagtgtttttattgGGTTATTAATTTGAAAGCTTAAACATGtgatttgtttataatttaaaggTGTGTGAATTGGGAAAGACCGAAACATGATTTCATGGTTGCTTATGGTAGTTTCAAATGTCGAATCttttggtgagattcttagtgttttagaatgaaagtaggagctcagtcttgggggtcttcctgacgctccaatggtctttttttctcacgtagagaggattggaccatgtggtgaggagtagcaggaggtcttagtcttggaggctttcatcatgctccaaggcgcggaacagactaacctcgtgagtggcagggcgggggagcctaagtttgtgccatgtttgtgccatgtttgctTCTGTTttccttgcgatgatcatccacttggatgagagCAGATGACGTGGAGGATATCTTGGAAACAACTCTTAATGGAGATGGAAATGCCGCTGCCTAGTTCATTAGACTTTACTTTTCTTAGTCTtagatattttgaagaactttatttgttatgtttaaagttttaaattcctatcctttttaggagaactcTATTTCTCCAAGTTCCTAAATTCTTGTACTGcttaaggatgactgtaatcctaattGTTTCTAATATACTCTAACtgctttcaattattatatatgatgacATCTTGATTATGTATCCTTTTCggtataattgggatgtcacatattatattttatatatttttgtaattttattttaaaaatttataaaatatatcctTTTAAATATATGGGAGTATCTCCAGATATTCATAGATCTTAAAAtatcaattgatttttttaaacagATATTTGTGCAAGTAATATATGGATAAcgaataatttttatgttatgaaTAGGTAAAAAAAAGAGATACTATTTGTGTTTGAACCCATTTTTTGTCATCTATAcctatattaaacaaataaaatattaagaaaagttTTAAATGTAATGATCTGTTTTCACAATATCAATTCCTATAGTAGTAAGTAGTGTATCATAATGTCTTGTTATGGTATTTGAGTTGTGAGATTAATGATTTTATGGATATGATTCacataaaagttttaataatttttcgtatttaattaaattagtaggaatatttttataaactcatcttttaaaataaataatgttgataattttatcatttatagtAGTGCAAGTTGCTCGTTTTCttattaataactaatttttactttttttttgggtgaaatgtaatattttttcttccattatcaATACATCAAACTTTATTGAAACATAttgttttcctttctctaaTTTTTAACTAACCTTTAGccaatatattttcaattatgccTTTAAgtatctttaaaattattcaagatctttatattatatttgacttATACATATTACTAAAATTCCTTGTCTCATTTTACCTAGtttttagcatttttttatttttttatttttatttttattttttaccttcAACGTTTCCATTTCATGACAAAACTCATTTACCAACatattttatcttcttaaaCATTACGTTCCAACTGAAATTAGCATTGCCAACTTAATTAcacaattgagaaaaaaaaagaaagtatgtAGTTGTATGTTTTATAAGTcatattttacatgtttaaCAATATTAGTCTTTTtcaatgtatattttaaaataagtttaaaataatttctaattgaTTGATAGTGTAACGAAACAGATATTGACAATGCAcggaattaattttaaaatattaataaataatttaaataaaaaggaagTTTTAATTGTAGACCACTAGTATTTCTACCCGTGAATTCTTGAGATTTTAGAagtgataatatatttattatattaatttgagatcataaaaatataattacagtttaatatgaatatttttgataaagtcaaacaataatattttggttgttctataataataataatgtatttaatttatatatatatatatatattaataaaatatattgtaaatacTGAAATACAAATTACAACGGAAGTGAGTGAGAGAGAGGGAGTTATTGAATGAGagagttattaaataaaaaaatgtatctatagataaaataaattttagttattgaaataaaaaatattataagtaatattgtgtaaataaatttttattatgaataaatttttaattacttatatttgaaaaagtaattattaaaatgataaaagtgcaaataaattttttatattgatgattaattatttgaattaaaaaaaaatagttactaaaatgttaaactgaaaaatatttttttattataaataattatttaaatcctaaagtaataattaaaattgaaaaaacaaacaagaaaaaagtgtatcatttttttatatgtagttataaattatattactaaatattattatgtattataatatattattatattgttctgaattataaaatcttttgaacgctttaatttttatattttgtttccatcttaaatgaaaaattttcaaagttttttgtattttgaatttcaaattcacatttgttattatactttatcagttttttcattttcatatttctaatttaaacttttatcatatattttaaaagtttaaacattttataattttcacgTTTTAATAATACGTTTATTTCTATGTTAttgaaatcaattctttttaattttaaataaggtatttattttcaatattttattatttagtttatttttaatttattaatgatctcattatttaattatttatgtatttctttatattatattttaaattttattattattttatgttattgtattattatattactatttgttctaatatattttatattgttaggAACAAACAAATATTTGTGCATTTGACTGGtagaatttattttcatattaaatgcGTCAGAGATATGATAAAActgcttaaaaatattaaacaaatccATTGACaagatttaataaatatatttttaatttttttattttgaatttgaaatacaAACTCTGTTAGGAAATGATTGGTCAATTTTTATTGTCAAATTTTACttgattgataaaataataaattacattgaAGTTTTTGTTTCCTATAAAACACAAAACTAAatcagaaattaaaatttatttttaatgaaaacaataatttcataaCGTGCTAATATTTGTagttaattagtaattaaaaactaataaatttgttgtaataaattatgaaataaatctataaaattaattggttcaatatcaatattaaaacaaaCCTCGTAAATGAAACTGGAAGAAACTTTTAATTttgcaataaaagtaaataataaactTACAACTAAAAAGTaatagtattaattaattaatcataaatacaaaataaaaataacagaaaacatgtgactacaaataaaaataaaaatagaaaatgtttaAACAACATGTACcctgaaaaacaaaattatgaatttccAATTAAATTAAACAGCAAAGCAAAtggaaaaaatttagaatattatcAAAACAGACTTGGTGAATTTTATTGTGCAATTTTATTTGgctaaaaataattagattcaAGTTTTCGGTTTccaataaaactaaaaaaactaaaatcaaaagttgtaatttattattatgaagaCAACAATTTTATAATGTGTTAATATTAGATCAGATcaagtaaatgaaaataataaattagaaaccTTTTATTTTGCAGTAAGAGTAAATAGTAAACTTAACTAACAATTAAtcgtattaattaatttattaatcaaacaattaatCATAAATACGTATTATACtcataatagaaataaaataaacgtatgtataaaagtaaaagaacgCATAAGAGTGAATTGATTTCTACTGCGTTAATTTTGACAAATTACGTAtattttatatacgaattttaaagtaaaaaattaaaaaaagcaatAATGTTGTAATTatgtaaaaacatataaaataacattttaaaattaataacatctttaaaataataaaaaataattattttaatattaaaacacaataaataaaagttttataaataaattttattattttaaaatatagaaactatttttttagaattattagatGATGAAAacccattttcattttaaatatatacagtGTTACGATGATTAAAAAAAAGcactaataattataattatgtaagcatctataaaatgatattttaaaattaataaaatatttaaaataataaaattcaaattattttaatattaaaacactctaaatgaattttttattactttaaaaaataatatctttctagatgataaaaactcattttcattttaaatatatataatgttatgatggatagtatttttaaaataatcaaacttgattattttaatatcaaaatattataaataaaaatagtaaaaaatctatttttatatttttaaaatctatttttgttaaaatcatCTGCtgataaacaattatttttattttaaatatatatcatgTCATAATGATTAAGCAAGCAAAAAAAATccttattaaatattaaaataatcaaaattatttatagaac
Coding sequences:
- the LOC111241457 gene encoding uncharacterized protein LOC111241457 encodes the protein METNTKTLRWKLPEFRKGFMKQCLEGVLKQRYDEPLTSGLVRQLERYELKLNGTVHNEAEYCHWLSKIIKELFLQKPMNVVSKPCFSNSNVSGEVFPVQETGKSANMDWKEQVYQQIQKMNSAYFSKVYVSYLEMNRALQQLGYFPQVSNTNLVEKLIKRMKKTECVLALLKLKKCQITTDTKKILDEAENYGMTTKDVGDDYDIGMIKLVRIALQMNVRYYVMLACYGNETIFMHKPKGYIDSTKPNYICRLSKALYGLKQAPRAWFEKLRDSF